TTTGAGGTAAAATGTTGTTAGCTTCTTTAGGTCAGCGATGGATTCAGGGAGAGAAGTGATTTTATTGAAGCTAAGATTGAGTATCTGCAATCTTTGCATGGAGCCGATAGAGTCAGTGATAGTAGAAATACGATTGTGACTGAGTTCAATGGATTGAAGTTCACTTAAGGAAGTGAATCCTTCTGGAAAAATATCCAGACTGTTTTGATTGAGATATACTCTCTGTAGATTTTTTAGCTTGGAGACTTCTTTTGGAATAGATATGAGAGAGTTTTTATCCAGGTTCATTTTTTTTAATTCAGAGAGATTGCCGAAAGTAATTGGTAGAAGTCCTAGATGATTGGAACTCAAGTTTAAATCCTCCAAGTTGTTTAAATTGCCGAAAGATTCAGGAAGCATTGTTAATTTATTAGAAGTCAAGTCCAGAAAGCGAAGAGCGGATAATCCACCGAATCCGTTCGGAAGTTTTGTGATTTGGTTGGAGGCTAGATTGAATGTTTGTAGATTTTTTAATTCTCCGATTTGTTCGGGTAGTTCTTTTAGTTTATTCTTTCTAATGTCTAGGTTTTTTAGATTTGTAAGCTGACCAATTTCTTTTGGAATTTCTGCAATCGTATTTTCAAATAGAAAAAAACTTTCCAATTTCTTGAGACTTCCAATTTCTGAAGAGAGTGCCATCATCTCGTTAGCCGTAAGATTCAGTTCTTGTAAATTTATTAATTCGGAAATACAAGCGGGCAATAGCTTTATTTTGTTATAGCTAAGATTTATTTTTTGGAGTTTCTTTAGCTTACAAATTTCGTCAGGGATGAATTCAATTTTATTGGAGGATAGGCTGAGTTCTTGTAGATGTATGAATTTTTCAATCTCTTTTGGAATTTCATTTAAACGAGTATTGCTTAGATTGAGCCTGTAGACTTTTTCTGGACTACGCATGCCTTCCTCTAAAGAAGAGAAAAGTTTTTCTTTCTTTAATTCATTTGCATCAAAGAGGGAAGCATCAGCGAATACTAATTGGTTTGCGCTAACTAGCGCTATTAGAAAAAAGAGTATAGATTTCATATTTCCTC
This Leptospiraceae bacterium DNA region includes the following protein-coding sequences:
- a CDS encoding leucine-rich repeat domain-containing protein, with protein sequence MKSILFFLIALVSANQLVFADASLFDANELKKEKLFSSLEEGMRSPEKVYRLNLSNTRLNEIPKEIEKFIHLQELSLSSNKIEFIPDEICKLKKLQKINLSYNKIKLLPACISELINLQELNLTANEMMALSSEIGSLKKLESFFLFENTIAEIPKEIGQLTNLKNLDIRKNKLKELPEQIGELKNLQTFNLASNQITKLPNGFGGLSALRFLDLTSNKLTMLPESFGNLNNLEDLNLSSNHLGLLPITFGNLSELKKMNLDKNSLISIPKEVSKLKNLQRVYLNQNSLDIFPEGFTSLSELQSIELSHNRISTITDSIGSMQRLQILNLSFNKITSLPESIADLKKLTTFYLKRNPFSKPEQEKVKKLMPNCKVYWD